One part of the Dyadobacter sp. 676 genome encodes these proteins:
- a CDS encoding M1 family aminopeptidase produces the protein MTTIYSLLFCTAFVWAASSCTTPQGSVPEKGVSFALNEYRRQHIDSIRYKIELDIPLGKTAGIMGKETITFHLNALDLALVLDFNADAGHLQEVRVGGQKIGYRFVNEHIVIEARYLNKGKNEVSIDFTAGDQSLNRSDDYLYTLFVPDRASTCFPLFDQPNLKASYQLTLKTPGDWEAVSNGELEARGQEKGRRIYRFGETKPISSYLFAFSAGKFFKKSKVADGREMTMYYRETDTAKVNRNSDEVFRLHARSLAWLEDYTGIGYPFGKFDFVLLPSFQYGGMEHPGAIFYNEPALFLDENASVNRRMARASVIAHESAHMWFGDLVTMDWFNDVWLKEVFANFMAAKIVHPSFPEIDHELRFLLAHYPNAYEVDRTAGTNPILQQLENLKNAGTLYGAIIYMKAPIVMRQLERKIGRQMMRESLREYLGTYAFGNARWDDLIGIIDKRTPQDIAGWSNVWVKTPGMPEYDMDAGKLVQAKDSASGRVWEQPLVLKSIQNGRLVFPNSDGAGYGYFKMDTASKAWFFENYGNANAVSSDPVFKGAMLVNIWEGLLRGDGPAPEQLVHYILNALPKEHDPLLVDYLLGNLQSSWWVFLNVGQRAAYQERAEQVLWQLLNQTKDKGIQTSYFRAFKALAETDDGWQRLHGLWTGKLQVKGLALSEEDKIALAYELALKGKSDGKAILDEQLNATGNPDRKARMQFVIPALSRSEAERDAFFESLKKEENREKEAGYWMHCSTCTIRYGRRAR, from the coding sequence ATGACGACCATATACTCCTTACTTTTCTGCACAGCCTTTGTTTGGGCCGCTTCTTCATGCACTACACCGCAAGGCTCCGTTCCTGAAAAAGGGGTCTCATTCGCGCTGAACGAATATCGCAGGCAACATATCGACAGTATCCGCTATAAAATCGAGCTGGACATTCCGTTGGGGAAGACGGCCGGAATCATGGGTAAAGAGACGATCACGTTTCATCTGAATGCCCTGGATTTGGCGCTGGTGCTGGATTTCAATGCGGATGCGGGCCATTTGCAGGAGGTTCGGGTGGGCGGCCAAAAGATCGGATACCGGTTTGTGAATGAGCATATCGTCATCGAAGCGAGGTATTTGAACAAGGGCAAAAACGAGGTCAGCATCGATTTTACCGCGGGCGACCAGTCGCTGAACCGGAGCGACGACTATCTCTACACACTTTTCGTTCCGGACCGGGCTTCAACTTGTTTTCCGCTTTTCGACCAGCCCAACCTGAAAGCTTCCTACCAGCTAACGCTGAAAACGCCCGGTGACTGGGAGGCGGTTTCGAATGGGGAATTGGAGGCCCGCGGACAGGAAAAAGGCAGGCGTATCTACCGGTTCGGCGAAACGAAGCCGATCAGTTCTTACCTTTTTGCGTTTTCGGCAGGTAAATTTTTCAAAAAGAGCAAAGTGGCGGATGGCCGGGAAATGACGATGTACTACCGGGAGACGGACACGGCAAAAGTCAACCGTAACAGCGACGAGGTGTTCCGGCTTCATGCCCGGTCACTTGCCTGGCTCGAAGACTACACAGGCATCGGTTACCCTTTCGGGAAGTTCGATTTCGTATTGCTGCCTTCATTTCAATATGGCGGAATGGAACATCCCGGCGCTATTTTTTATAACGAACCGGCACTTTTTCTGGACGAAAACGCATCCGTCAATCGCCGGATGGCGCGTGCGAGCGTGATCGCCCACGAATCGGCGCACATGTGGTTCGGCGACCTGGTTACGATGGACTGGTTCAACGACGTCTGGCTCAAAGAGGTTTTTGCCAATTTCATGGCCGCGAAAATAGTCCACCCGAGCTTCCCTGAAATCGATCACGAGCTGCGCTTTCTGCTGGCACATTATCCTAATGCCTACGAAGTGGATCGTACGGCGGGCACCAACCCGATTCTGCAACAACTGGAGAACCTGAAAAACGCCGGAACCTTGTACGGGGCGATCATTTACATGAAAGCGCCCATTGTGATGCGGCAGCTCGAACGGAAAATCGGCCGGCAAATGATGCGGGAAAGCCTCCGCGAATACCTTGGAACCTACGCTTTCGGCAATGCCCGTTGGGACGATCTCATCGGCATTATCGACAAACGCACGCCGCAGGACATCGCCGGATGGAGTAATGTATGGGTAAAAACGCCCGGAATGCCAGAGTATGACATGGACGCGGGTAAACTGGTTCAGGCGAAGGATTCTGCGTCGGGGCGTGTGTGGGAGCAGCCTTTGGTTTTGAAATCTATTCAAAACGGCCGCCTGGTTTTTCCCAATAGCGATGGTGCTGGCTATGGTTATTTCAAAATGGATACGGCTTCCAAAGCGTGGTTCTTTGAGAATTATGGTAATGCAAATGCGGTGTCGTCCGATCCGGTTTTCAAGGGCGCGATGCTGGTGAATATTTGGGAAGGATTACTGCGCGGTGATGGACCGGCGCCGGAGCAGTTGGTGCATTACATATTGAATGCATTGCCCAAAGAGCATGACCCGCTGCTGGTCGATTACCTGCTGGGTAATTTACAAAGCAGCTGGTGGGTGTTCCTGAACGTCGGGCAGCGCGCAGCATATCAGGAGCGTGCAGAGCAGGTACTCTGGCAACTTTTAAACCAAACCAAAGACAAAGGCATTCAGACGTCCTATTTCCGTGCGTTCAAAGCGCTGGCAGAAACAGACGACGGCTGGCAGCGGTTGCATGGGTTATGGACGGGGAAGTTGCAGGTGAAAGGCCTTGCGCTTTCGGAAGAAGACAAAATCGCGCTGGCTTACGAGCTGGCATTGAAAGGGAAAAGCGACGGCAAGGCCATCCTGGACGAGCAGCTGAATGCCACCGGAAACCCCGACCGTAAAGCCAGAATGCAGTTTGTGATACCGGCATTGAGCCGGAGTGAGGCGGAACGCGATGCATTTTTCGAGTCGTTGAAAAAAGAAGAAAACCGGGAAAAAGAAGCCGGGTACTGGATGCATTGCTCTACCTGCACCATCCGCTACGGGCGCAGAGCGCGGTAA
- a CDS encoding helix-turn-helix domain-containing protein, which translates to MPKKSIPLHYLENESGIGISMHRIDRMNRMNAPHMDAHRDDYGNFFFQEDGRARLMVDFREVELEGSGVFCILPGQVHYPLHTEGSYGWFLAVDMSLLDEHHRSVVDEYALHGFPVSVDTRQADMLTRSLGLLLDLYQSPGEYGQQVVQSMLKTCLGIFTSLFEREILQQTVQSRPSSITTQFRKLLSQHFKTVKSPSEYAGMLNITSSYLNEVVKETSGQPVSHWIQNEVMMEAKRLLYYTDLSIKEIAFGLGYEDHAYFSRLFRKVSGRSAGQFRNECRR; encoded by the coding sequence ATGCCCAAAAAGAGCATTCCGCTGCATTATCTGGAAAATGAGTCGGGAATAGGGATTTCCATGCACCGGATCGACCGGATGAACCGGATGAATGCGCCCCACATGGACGCGCACCGCGACGACTATGGTAATTTCTTTTTTCAGGAAGACGGACGCGCGCGCCTGATGGTCGATTTTCGGGAAGTGGAGCTGGAAGGAAGCGGGGTGTTTTGTATCCTGCCCGGCCAGGTCCATTATCCTTTGCACACCGAAGGTTCCTACGGCTGGTTTCTGGCTGTGGATATGAGCCTGCTGGACGAGCATCACAGGTCGGTGGTCGACGAATATGCATTACACGGGTTTCCGGTGAGCGTCGACACCCGGCAGGCGGATATGCTCACACGCAGCCTGGGTTTGCTTTTGGATTTGTACCAATCGCCTGGCGAATACGGCCAGCAGGTGGTGCAGTCGATGCTGAAAACCTGCCTGGGCATTTTTACTTCGCTTTTTGAACGCGAGATCTTGCAGCAGACCGTGCAATCGCGGCCGTCGTCGATCACCACACAGTTTCGCAAACTTTTGTCACAGCATTTCAAAACAGTGAAAAGTCCTTCTGAATACGCGGGAATGCTCAACATCACATCGTCGTATCTGAATGAGGTGGTGAAAGAAACATCCGGCCAGCCGGTAAGCCACTGGATTCAGAATGAAGTGATGATGGAAGCTAAAAGGCTGCTTTATTATACTGATTTGAGTATTAAGGAGATCGCTTTCGGGTTGGGTTATGAAGATCACGCCTATTTTTCCCGGTTGTTTCGTAAAGTTTCGGGGCGGTCGGCGGGACAGTTCCGAAATGAATGCCGGAGATAG
- the map gene encoding type I methionyl aminopeptidase yields the protein MSITKEYELTGMQEASRAVATTLRAMREHAKPGMTARELDEFGGEMLNSLGARSAPKLTYGFPGWTCISINNEVAHGVPSEHKVLREGDLINIDVSAELNGFWSDNGGSFVLGRDIHGHGKLVDASKRILNKALGQIRGGVRIADIGRLIETEAKRSGYKVIKNLTGHGIGRSLHEEPHEIANYYDRHNTTRFRKNSVVAVETFISTLSSTAAADRDGWTLVGSRGGYVAQHEHTIVVTDGKPVILTAMNGIFD from the coding sequence ATGTCTATTACCAAAGAATACGAACTGACAGGAATGCAGGAAGCCAGCCGGGCGGTGGCTACCACCTTGCGTGCCATGCGCGAGCACGCCAAACCCGGAATGACGGCCCGGGAGCTCGACGAGTTCGGAGGAGAAATGCTGAACAGCCTTGGGGCCAGGTCGGCGCCTAAACTTACCTACGGTTTCCCGGGCTGGACCTGTATCAGCATCAACAACGAGGTTGCCCACGGCGTGCCTTCGGAACATAAGGTGTTGCGGGAAGGCGATCTTATAAATATCGATGTTTCAGCCGAATTAAATGGGTTTTGGTCAGATAATGGCGGCTCGTTCGTACTCGGCCGGGATATACACGGTCACGGGAAGCTGGTCGATGCCTCCAAACGCATTCTGAACAAGGCGCTCGGGCAGATCAGGGGCGGCGTCCGGATCGCCGATATCGGGCGTTTGATCGAAACGGAAGCGAAAAGATCGGGTTACAAGGTGATCAAGAACCTGACGGGCCACGGAATCGGGCGCAGCCTGCATGAAGAGCCGCACGAAATCGCCAACTATTACGATCGCCACAACACTACCCGCTTCCGTAAAAACAGTGTCGTGGCTGTGGAAACTTTCATTTCAACGCTATCCTCCACCGCCGCCGCGGATCGTGACGGCTGGACGCTGGTAGGCTCGCGCGGCGGATATGTGGCGCAGCACGAGCACACGATCGTCGTGACGGACGGCAAGCCGGTCATTCTGACTGCGATGAACGGCATTTTCGACTGA
- a CDS encoding VOC family protein yields the protein MKLNAGIITSKLAETKAFYTETLGFGVTFENEFYLLLHTPDRGSEISFLLPDHPSQQPLFHKAFQGQGMYLTIEVDDVDKLYEELKQKGTAIQIGLRDEPWGDRHFAVLDPNGIGIDFVRYFPQQGN from the coding sequence ATGAAACTGAACGCGGGCATTATCACTTCAAAACTAGCCGAAACCAAGGCATTTTACACCGAAACCCTCGGATTCGGCGTGACTTTCGAAAACGAATTTTACCTGTTGCTGCACACGCCGGACCGCGGTTCGGAAATCAGCTTCCTGCTGCCCGACCATCCCTCACAACAACCGCTTTTTCACAAAGCGTTTCAGGGACAAGGAATGTACCTTACTATCGAGGTGGACGACGTCGATAAGCTCTACGAAGAATTGAAACAAAAAGGTACGGCTATCCAGATCGGGCTCCGCGACGAGCCCTGGGGCGACCGGCATTTCGCTGTTCTCGACCCGAACGGCATCGGCATCGATTTTGTCAGATATTTCCCGCAGCAAGGCAACTAG
- a CDS encoding helix-turn-helix domain-containing protein: MFRTPDIRGLYIPIQPTVRQSAERVTYQEFLPDPALQGIIYCYWQLRTTLRLDEPFTYRVVADGCIDIFFELDNPAENFVMGFCKKYTEFPLENSFNYVGVRFLPTMFPQLFKINAAGLSNRFECLDAVVPETARFISSDFGAGLSTEQIAARLDNYFLRLAAGVGFNHDPRFYHALSIILQNYGVLNVEKDLDTGLSPRQLRRLFEYYIGDSAKTFSQVVRFQNILRAKPSGQSLRENKLFYENGYYDQAHFIKEFRNLYGVTPGKAFGR, from the coding sequence ATGTTTCGAACGCCAGATATCCGCGGGTTGTACATACCCATTCAACCGACCGTCAGGCAGTCGGCGGAGCGGGTGACTTACCAGGAGTTTCTCCCCGATCCGGCCTTGCAGGGCATTATTTACTGTTACTGGCAATTACGGACTACGCTTCGGCTCGATGAGCCATTTACCTACCGCGTCGTAGCCGACGGCTGCATCGATATTTTTTTCGAGCTCGATAATCCCGCCGAAAATTTCGTCATGGGATTTTGTAAAAAGTACACCGAATTCCCGCTCGAAAACAGTTTCAACTACGTGGGTGTACGATTTTTACCCACGATGTTCCCCCAACTCTTCAAAATCAACGCCGCCGGGCTCAGCAACCGCTTTGAATGCCTGGATGCGGTGGTACCCGAAACCGCCCGGTTCATTTCCTCGGATTTCGGCGCCGGATTGTCGACGGAACAAATAGCGGCACGGCTGGACAATTACTTTCTCCGGCTGGCGGCCGGCGTCGGCTTCAACCACGATCCCCGTTTTTATCATGCATTATCCATTATCCTGCAAAATTACGGCGTGTTGAATGTCGAAAAAGACCTCGATACCGGCCTGAGCCCGCGCCAGCTGCGCAGGTTGTTCGAATATTACATCGGCGACTCGGCCAAAACATTCAGCCAGGTCGTGCGTTTCCAGAACATCCTCCGCGCAAAACCTTCCGGGCAGAGCCTGCGCGAAAACAAGCTCTTTTACGAAAACGGCTACTACGATCAGGCGCATTTCATCAAAGAATTCAGAAACCTTTACGGCGTGACACCCGGGAAGGCGTTCGGGCGGTGA
- a CDS encoding class I SAM-dependent methyltransferase, producing the protein MSKAFDNLRLYAGVVKRVGYTLTLGMLHSGFRDELLKLYNSCSGQEPSGDDTPMDPFVIPKTDVFELFGNDAAAYEGVYECGFGHTTEFELKVISNLVKKWNPRRIFEIGTFQGRTTLNMALNSGSDTEIVTLDLPAGELASTKMDIEDGEVRYVKKEVSGERFIGHPAASKIRQVFGDSASFSFDEYKDSVDVAFIDGSHAYEYVLNDSEKVFPIMRKGGLIIWHDYTNWPGVWTALNELYEHDSRFRGLRHIGGTSIAILTL; encoded by the coding sequence ATGAGCAAAGCATTTGACAATCTGCGCCTGTATGCAGGCGTTGTGAAAAGGGTAGGCTACACACTCACGCTCGGCATGCTGCATTCCGGTTTCAGGGATGAGCTGCTGAAATTGTACAACAGTTGCAGTGGCCAGGAACCTTCCGGCGACGATACGCCGATGGACCCGTTTGTTATCCCCAAAACCGATGTTTTCGAACTTTTTGGCAACGATGCGGCTGCGTACGAAGGCGTATATGAGTGCGGCTTCGGGCATACCACCGAGTTCGAGCTCAAAGTAATCAGCAATCTGGTGAAAAAATGGAACCCCCGCCGCATTTTCGAAATCGGGACATTCCAGGGGAGGACTACTTTGAATATGGCGCTCAACAGCGGCAGCGACACCGAGATTGTAACGCTCGATCTTCCTGCGGGAGAGCTGGCTAGCACCAAAATGGATATCGAGGACGGAGAAGTGCGCTATGTAAAAAAAGAGGTTTCCGGTGAGCGCTTTATCGGGCACCCGGCCGCTTCCAAAATCCGGCAGGTGTTTGGCGATTCCGCTTCTTTTTCCTTCGACGAATACAAGGATTCGGTCGATGTGGCCTTCATCGACGGCTCGCATGCCTATGAATATGTGTTGAACGACAGTGAGAAAGTGTTCCCTATCATGCGGAAGGGGGGCCTTATCATCTGGCACGACTACACCAACTGGCCGGGCGTCTGGACGGCGCTTAACGAGCTTTACGAGCACGACAGCCGGTTCAGGGGCCTCAGGCACATTGGCGGCACCAGTATCGCGATTTTGACTTTATGA
- a CDS encoding NADAR family protein: protein MKYDLEWLLEKSNQDSKMKFLHFWGHQPAKIGLITRSCLSQWWHAPFTIGGVQYRTAEHWMMAEKARVFGNDALRDKIIACHSPGEAKALGRMVQNFREEVWMENRCAIVLEGSIQKFSQNPELRGFLLNTGARILVEASPVDPVWGIGLAADDPHAADPRKWKGLNLLGFALMETRDILTDR, encoded by the coding sequence GGCTCCTGGAAAAGTCAAACCAGGATTCAAAAATGAAGTTCCTTCATTTCTGGGGCCACCAGCCCGCAAAGATCGGATTGATTACCCGGTCATGCCTAAGCCAATGGTGGCACGCGCCGTTTACAATTGGCGGCGTACAGTATCGCACCGCCGAGCATTGGATGATGGCCGAAAAGGCCCGTGTGTTCGGTAATGATGCATTGCGCGACAAGATCATCGCCTGTCATTCACCCGGCGAGGCAAAAGCACTAGGCCGAATGGTCCAGAACTTCCGGGAGGAGGTTTGGATGGAAAACCGGTGCGCGATCGTGCTCGAAGGCAGTATTCAGAAATTCAGCCAAAACCCCGAACTCCGCGGGTTCCTGTTGAATACCGGCGCGAGAATCCTGGTCGAGGCGAGCCCCGTGGATCCGGTCTGGGGTATCGGTTTAGCCGCCGACGATCCGCATGCCGCCGACCCGCGGAAATGGAAGGGTCTCAACCTGCTGGGATTTGCCCTGATGGAAACCCGGGATATTCTCACAGACCGATAG